A section of the Rhizobium sp. BG4 genome encodes:
- a CDS encoding ABC transporter ATP-binding protein/permease, which yields MANKTVSDSNLMRTLFNLWPYMWPNERPDLKMRVVWASVYLLVSKFVLLLVPYFFKWSTDALNGKTDLHTNLPPLLTGAIALIIAYNLTRLIQLALNQLRDALFASVGQYAVRKLAYKTFVHMHELSLRFHLERKTGGLSRIIERGTKGIETIVRFTILNSVPTVIEFLLTAFIFWWGYGFSYLAVTAFTVWAYIWFTIRASDWRIAIRRSMNDSDTDANTKAIDSLLNFETVKYFGNEEMEAKRFDKSMEKYEKAATDVWTSLGWLNFGQGVIFGIGTTIMLVLSGLAVQRGEQTVGDFVFVNSMLLQLAVPLNFIGFVYREIRQGLTDIEQMFDLLEVKAEVTDAPDAKPLAIGQGAISFRDVHFSYDPARPILKGISFDVPAGKTVAVVGPSGAGKSTLSRLLYRFYDIQSGAITVDGQDIRGLTQKSLRTAIGMVPQDTVLFNDTVAYNIRYGRPSASEADVKTAAEIAQIAHFIELLPEGFDTKVGERGLKLSGGEKQRVAIARTILKAPPILILDEATSALDTTTEGEIQAALDAVSKNRTTLVIAHRLSTVIGADEIIVLKSGEIAERGTHGELLAKNGLYASMWNRQREATAAEEHLKQVRESDEMGVVTRLAPAT from the coding sequence ATGGCAAACAAGACGGTCTCTGATTCCAACCTGATGCGCACGCTGTTCAATCTCTGGCCCTATATGTGGCCGAACGAGCGGCCCGACCTGAAGATGCGCGTCGTCTGGGCGTCGGTCTATCTGCTGGTCTCGAAATTCGTGCTGCTGCTCGTCCCCTACTTCTTCAAGTGGTCGACCGATGCGCTGAACGGCAAGACCGATCTTCACACCAATCTTCCGCCGCTGCTGACCGGCGCCATCGCGCTGATCATCGCCTATAACCTGACCCGCCTGATCCAGCTGGCGCTCAACCAGCTGCGCGACGCGCTGTTTGCCAGCGTCGGGCAGTATGCGGTGCGCAAGCTCGCCTACAAGACCTTCGTGCACATGCACGAGCTGTCGCTGCGTTTCCATCTGGAGCGCAAGACCGGCGGCCTGTCGCGCATCATCGAGCGCGGCACCAAGGGCATCGAAACGATCGTCCGCTTCACGATCCTGAACTCGGTACCGACGGTCATCGAATTCCTGCTGACGGCCTTCATCTTCTGGTGGGGCTACGGCTTCTCCTATCTCGCCGTCACCGCCTTCACCGTCTGGGCCTATATCTGGTTCACGATCCGCGCCAGCGACTGGCGCATCGCCATCCGCCGCTCGATGAACGACAGCGACACGGACGCCAATACCAAGGCGATCGATTCGCTCCTCAACTTCGAAACCGTCAAATATTTCGGCAACGAGGAGATGGAGGCCAAGCGCTTCGACAAGTCGATGGAGAAGTACGAGAAGGCGGCAACCGACGTCTGGACCTCTCTGGGATGGCTGAACTTCGGCCAGGGCGTCATCTTCGGCATCGGCACGACGATCATGCTGGTTCTCTCCGGCCTAGCCGTCCAGCGCGGCGAGCAGACGGTCGGCGACTTCGTCTTCGTCAATTCAATGCTCCTGCAGCTTGCCGTGCCGCTGAACTTCATCGGCTTCGTCTATCGCGAAATCCGCCAGGGCCTCACCGATATCGAGCAGATGTTCGATCTTCTGGAAGTGAAGGCCGAGGTCACCGATGCGCCCGACGCCAAGCCGCTGGCGATCGGCCAGGGTGCCATCAGCTTCAGGGACGTGCATTTCTCCTACGATCCGGCCCGCCCGATCCTGAAGGGCATCTCCTTCGACGTGCCCGCCGGCAAGACCGTCGCCGTCGTCGGCCCGTCCGGGGCCGGCAAGTCGACGCTGTCGCGCCTGCTCTACCGCTTCTACGATATCCAGAGCGGGGCGATCACCGTCGATGGCCAGGATATTCGCGGACTGACGCAGAAAAGCCTGCGAACGGCGATCGGTATGGTGCCGCAGGATACCGTGCTCTTTAACGACACGGTCGCCTACAACATCCGCTACGGCCGCCCGTCGGCCAGCGAAGCAGACGTGAAGACGGCCGCCGAGATCGCCCAGATCGCCCATTTCATCGAGCTGCTGCCGGAAGGTTTCGACACCAAGGTCGGCGAGCGCGGGTTGAAGCTTTCGGGCGGCGAGAAGCAGCGCGTGGCGATCGCCCGTACCATCCTGAAGGCGCCGCCGATCCTGATCCTCGACGAGGCGACATCGGCGCTCGACACCACGACGGAAGGCGAAATCCAGGCCGCTCTCGATGCCGTGTCGAAGAACCGCACCACGCTGGTCATCGCCCACCGGCTGTCGACCGTCATCGGCGCCGACGAGATCATCGTGCTGAAGAGCGGCGAGATCGCCGAGCGCGGCACGCATGGCGAACTGCTTGCCAAGAACGGCCTCTACGCCTCGATGTGGAACCGCCAGCGCGAGGCAACCGCGGCCGAAGAACACCTGAAGCAGGTGCGCGAGAGCGACGAAATGGGCGTTGTCACGCGCCTTGCGCCCGCCACCTGA
- a CDS encoding phosphatidylserine decarboxylase: MSLLDTVRNTIVPVHKEGYPFVAAFFVASLLLGWLFKPLFWVGLILTLWCAYFFRDPERMTPQDDDLVISPADGKVSSIQMVTPPAELNLGSEPMLRISVFMNVFNCHVNRSPVRGRIVSINYRSGSFVNAELDKASEDNERNGLVIETAHGNIGVVQIAGLVARRILCWANTNEPLDAGERFGLIRFGSRLDVFLPAGAAPRVALGQTAIAGETVLAEFASAKGPVISRRI, translated from the coding sequence ATGAGCCTGCTTGATACCGTTCGAAACACCATCGTTCCGGTCCATAAGGAAGGCTATCCTTTCGTCGCCGCCTTCTTCGTCGCGTCGCTGCTGCTCGGCTGGCTGTTCAAGCCGCTGTTCTGGGTCGGCCTGATCCTGACGCTGTGGTGCGCCTATTTCTTCCGTGATCCGGAGCGCATGACGCCACAGGACGACGATCTCGTCATCTCGCCTGCAGACGGCAAGGTCTCGTCGATCCAGATGGTGACGCCGCCGGCCGAGCTCAATCTTGGCAGCGAGCCGATGCTGCGCATCTCCGTGTTCATGAACGTCTTCAACTGCCATGTGAACCGTTCGCCGGTGCGCGGCCGCATCGTCAGCATCAACTACCGCTCCGGCAGCTTCGTGAATGCCGAGCTCGACAAGGCCAGCGAAGACAACGAGCGCAACGGCCTCGTCATCGAGACCGCGCATGGCAATATCGGTGTCGTGCAGATCGCCGGCCTGGTTGCGCGGCGCATTCTCTGCTGGGCCAATACCAACGAGCCGCTCGATGCCGGTGAACGCTTCGGCCTGATCCGCTTCGGTTCGCGCCTCGATGTCTTCCTGCCTGCCGGTGCTGCGCCCCGCGTCGCACTGGGCCAGACGGCGATTGCCGGCGAGACGGTGCTTGCCGAATTCGCCTCCGCCAAGGGTCCGGTCATCAGCCGCCGCATCTAA
- the pssA gene encoding CDP-diacylglycerol--serine O-phosphatidyltransferase — METPFPPFEPNGPNDSARGPRLREIPLRLVVPNLITILAICAGLTGIRLAFEGRYELAVMMVLLAAFLDGIDGRIARLMKATSKFGAQMDSLADIVNFGVAPALVGYVYALDQARSIGWIAALIYAIAAGLRLARFNVMSERENRAPWQSEYFVGVPAPAGAMLVLAPVYLGFLGLETDRLFALLSSAYTVLIAFLLISRLPVWSGKQEGSKLRRDLVLPLMLGVVLYVALLMSYTWEIMVFTVVIYLISLPFGARRWKKKYGTLTIEEPGVGEDDMGRHI, encoded by the coding sequence ATGGAGACGCCTTTCCCACCTTTCGAGCCCAACGGACCGAACGATTCGGCGCGTGGTCCGAGACTGCGTGAAATCCCGCTCCGGCTGGTCGTTCCCAATCTCATCACCATTCTCGCCATCTGCGCCGGCCTGACCGGTATCCGCCTCGCCTTCGAGGGCCGTTACGAGCTTGCCGTGATGATGGTGCTGCTCGCCGCCTTCCTCGACGGCATCGACGGCCGTATCGCGCGGCTGATGAAGGCGACGTCGAAATTCGGCGCGCAGATGGATTCGCTCGCCGACATCGTCAATTTCGGCGTGGCCCCTGCCCTCGTCGGCTATGTCTATGCGCTCGACCAGGCCCGCTCGATCGGCTGGATCGCGGCGCTGATCTATGCGATCGCCGCCGGCCTGCGCCTTGCCCGCTTCAACGTCATGTCGGAGCGCGAGAACCGGGCGCCCTGGCAGTCGGAATATTTCGTCGGCGTGCCCGCGCCCGCCGGCGCCATGCTGGTGCTGGCGCCCGTCTATCTCGGTTTCCTCGGCCTGGAGACGGACCGCCTCTTCGCGCTCCTGTCGTCCGCCTATACCGTTCTCATCGCCTTCCTGCTGATCAGCCGCCTGCCAGTCTGGTCGGGCAAGCAGGAGGGCAGCAAGCTGCGCCGCGATCTGGTGCTGCCGCTGATGCTCGGTGTCGTTCTCTATGTCGCGCTGCTGATGAGCTACACCTGGGAGATCATGGTCTTCACCGTAGTCATCTATCTGATATCGCTGCCCTTCGGCGCTCGGCGCTGGAAGAAGAAATACGGCACGCTGACGATCGAGGAACCCGGCGTCGGCGAAGACGATATGGGCCGCCATATCTGA
- a CDS encoding LysE/ArgO family amino acid transporter: MISISAALSGFFLGASLIIAIGAQNAFILRQGLLRSHVFILCLICALSDALLIAAGVGGLGTLVSQSPVLISVVTLGGAVFLGSYAFMAFRRALHPGAMQAGAPQALGLKAAVATCLAFTFLNPHVYLDTVVLLGSLSAAYQGADRLAYGIGAAVASFVWFFGLGYGARLLQPVFAKPAAWRVLDVIIGVVMSLLAISLLIRFFAAA; encoded by the coding sequence ATGATCTCGATTTCGGCTGCCCTTTCGGGCTTCTTCCTTGGCGCATCCCTGATTATCGCCATCGGCGCTCAGAATGCCTTCATTCTCCGCCAGGGCCTGCTGCGCTCGCATGTCTTCATTCTCTGCCTGATCTGCGCGCTGTCGGATGCGCTGCTGATCGCCGCCGGTGTGGGCGGTCTGGGTACGCTGGTATCGCAGTCTCCGGTGCTGATCTCGGTGGTGACGCTTGGCGGCGCCGTCTTCCTCGGCTCCTATGCCTTCATGGCCTTCCGCCGTGCCCTACATCCGGGCGCCATGCAGGCCGGGGCGCCGCAGGCGCTGGGATTGAAGGCGGCGGTCGCCACATGCCTCGCCTTCACCTTCCTCAATCCGCATGTCTATCTGGATACGGTGGTGCTGCTCGGCAGCCTGTCGGCGGCCTATCAGGGCGCAGATCGCCTCGCTTACGGCATCGGTGCTGCCGTTGCGTCATTCGTCTGGTTTTTCGGGCTGGGATATGGAGCGCGGCTGCTTCAGCCGGTCTTCGCGAAACCCGCCGCCTGGCGGGTTCTCGACGTCATCATCGGTGTCGTCATGAGCCTGCTGGCGATCAGCCTGCTCATCCGCTTTTTCGCGGCCGCTTAG
- a CDS encoding SOS response-associated peptidase gives MCGRYALTISPEELQDLLGLFELEDFPARYNIAPTQPILVVVSGETPEKGSNLPDRRAVLVRWGFTPSWVKDPKEFPLLINARAETAIGKASFRAAMRHRRVLIPASGFYEWHRPSKESGEKSQAYWIKPKHGGIVAFAGLMETWSSADGSEVDTGAILTTAANAAIAPIHDRMPVVIKPEDYTRWLDCKTQEPREVADLMRPVEEDFFEAIPVSDKVNKVANMGEDLQTPVVLEKPPKAPAKKPGDGQLSFF, from the coding sequence ATGTGCGGACGCTACGCCCTGACGATATCTCCGGAAGAGCTGCAGGACCTGCTCGGGCTTTTTGAGCTCGAGGACTTTCCGGCGCGCTACAATATTGCGCCGACGCAGCCGATCCTCGTCGTCGTCTCCGGAGAAACGCCGGAGAAGGGCAGCAATCTTCCGGATCGCCGCGCCGTCCTGGTGCGCTGGGGCTTCACGCCTTCCTGGGTCAAGGATCCCAAGGAATTTCCGCTGCTGATCAATGCCCGGGCCGAAACGGCGATTGGCAAGGCGTCCTTCCGCGCCGCCATGCGCCACCGCCGCGTCTTGATCCCGGCAAGCGGTTTCTACGAATGGCACCGCCCGTCGAAGGAAAGCGGCGAGAAATCGCAGGCCTACTGGATCAAGCCGAAGCATGGCGGCATCGTTGCCTTTGCCGGGCTGATGGAGACATGGTCGTCGGCCGATGGCTCGGAAGTCGATACCGGCGCGATCCTGACGACGGCGGCCAATGCTGCGATCGCGCCGATCCACGACCGGATGCCCGTCGTCATCAAGCCCGAGGACTATACCCGCTGGCTCGACTGCAAGACGCAGGAGCCGCGCGAGGTTGCCGACCTGATGAGGCCTGTCGAGGAAGACTTCTTCGAAGCCATCCCTGTTTCCGACAAGGTCAACAAGGTGGCGAACATGGGCGAGGACCTGCAGACGCCCGTCGTTCTCGAAAAGCCCCCGAAGGCACCTGCCAAGAAGCCCGGCGACGGGCAGCTCAGCTTCTTCTGA
- a CDS encoding YnfA family protein has product MTYLIYAFAALFEIAGCFAFWAWLKMGKSVWWLAPGMVSLALFAWLLTFVPSEAAGRTFAAYGGIYIVASLLWLWLVENRIPDRWDIGGAAICLAGTAIILFAPRS; this is encoded by the coding sequence CTGACCTATCTGATCTATGCCTTTGCCGCGCTCTTCGAGATCGCCGGCTGCTTCGCCTTCTGGGCCTGGCTGAAGATGGGCAAGTCCGTCTGGTGGCTGGCGCCGGGCATGGTGTCGCTGGCGCTCTTCGCCTGGCTGCTGACCTTCGTGCCGAGCGAGGCTGCGGGGCGCACATTCGCCGCTTACGGTGGCATCTATATCGTCGCCTCGCTCCTCTGGCTGTGGCTCGTCGAAAACCGCATTCCCGACCGGTGGGACATCGGCGGCGCCGCGATCTGCCTTGCCGGAACAGCAATCATCCTCTTTGCGCCACGCAGTTGA
- a CDS encoding NUDIX domain-containing protein, translated as MTSTAKAASSAILERDGKYLLVLRRNPPSADMYAFPGGRAEEGETPDETALREFQEETGIVARNPQLFSVYDLKTHAPDGSVTSHFFLSVFTVEADADAVAEAADDAADLGWYSVDEIRRMPVPQSVLECAERLALRQ; from the coding sequence ATGACTTCGACGGCCAAGGCAGCATCCTCCGCCATCCTCGAACGCGACGGCAAATATCTGCTGGTGCTGCGCCGCAATCCGCCATCCGCCGACATGTATGCCTTTCCGGGCGGCCGCGCCGAAGAGGGCGAGACGCCCGATGAGACGGCGCTGCGGGAATTCCAGGAAGAGACCGGTATTGTGGCTCGCAACCCTCAACTCTTTTCGGTCTACGATCTGAAGACGCATGCGCCCGATGGCAGCGTCACCAGCCATTTCTTCCTGTCGGTCTTCACCGTCGAGGCGGATGCCGATGCCGTTGCGGAAGCCGCCGATGATGCCGCCGATCTCGGCTGGTACAGCGTGGACGAGATCCGCCGGATGCCGGTGCCGCAATCCGTTCTCGAATGCGCCGAGCGGCTGGCGCTTCGACAATAA
- a CDS encoding TIGR02301 family protein: MIPVRRVVLSLFLCAGAAMSAPVWAQGKNAAAPAAPEAPPPPPAAVPYDDKLLRFAEVIGSVHYLRTLCKAPGGDEWRNSMQQLLDSEAKDEPQRKEKLTAAFNRGYRAFASVYTDCTASAIVAEERYRNEGATLATEITSRFGN; this comes from the coding sequence ATGATTCCCGTACGACGCGTTGTTTTGTCCCTGTTCTTGTGCGCCGGTGCAGCGATGAGCGCGCCCGTCTGGGCACAGGGCAAGAATGCGGCGGCGCCTGCGGCACCCGAGGCACCCCCGCCTCCACCGGCGGCCGTACCCTACGACGACAAGCTTTTGCGGTTTGCGGAAGTGATCGGTTCGGTGCATTACCTGCGCACGCTCTGCAAGGCGCCAGGCGGCGACGAGTGGCGCAACAGCATGCAGCAACTGCTTGATTCCGAAGCGAAAGACGAGCCTCAGCGCAAAGAGAAGCTGACCGCTGCTTTCAACCGTGGATACCGTGCCTTCGCATCCGTCTATACCGATTGCACCGCATCGGCGATCGTGGCAGAAGAGCGCTACCGTAACGAAGGTGCAACACTTGCCACAGAAATTACTTCGCGGTTTGGAAATTGA
- a CDS encoding folate-binding protein YgfZ, giving the protein MPSVFLPHRALLRIGGADAGSFLQNLITTDIVSMAPDEARPGALLTPQGKILFDFMIWRDGTDFVIETEREQFEALTKRLTMYKLRAAVTLAPVDAEGVTVSWDSDAADGAADSRFARAGITLRRQAGKHGTDDASLYDGLRAAHGVVTSGADFALQDAFPHDVLMDLNGGLSFKKGCYVGQEVVSRMQHRGTARRRVVTVSAGTHLPASGTEITAGGKPVGTLGTVSGKSGLAIVRIDRAGEAMAAETPLLAGDVPVTLALPGWSGLAFPSTSDEASA; this is encoded by the coding sequence ATGCCCTCCGTCTTTCTTCCGCACCGCGCCCTTCTCAGGATCGGTGGCGCTGACGCCGGGTCATTCCTGCAGAACCTCATCACCACCGATATCGTCTCGATGGCGCCGGATGAGGCACGCCCCGGCGCGCTACTGACGCCGCAGGGCAAGATTCTCTTCGATTTCATGATCTGGCGCGATGGCACGGATTTCGTCATCGAGACCGAGCGCGAGCAGTTCGAAGCGCTGACGAAGCGGCTGACCATGTACAAGCTGCGCGCCGCCGTGACGCTTGCGCCGGTGGACGCCGAGGGCGTGACCGTTTCCTGGGACAGCGATGCGGCCGATGGCGCTGCCGACAGCCGCTTTGCCAGGGCGGGCATCACACTTCGCCGCCAGGCCGGAAAGCACGGCACTGACGACGCTTCGCTCTATGACGGCCTGCGCGCGGCGCATGGTGTCGTCACCTCGGGCGCCGACTTCGCGCTGCAGGACGCATTCCCGCATGACGTGCTGATGGATCTGAACGGCGGGCTCTCCTTCAAGAAGGGCTGCTATGTCGGCCAGGAGGTCGTATCCCGCATGCAGCATCGCGGTACGGCGCGGCGGCGCGTGGTGACGGTTTCTGCTGGCACACACCTGCCGGCATCGGGCACGGAGATCACCGCAGGCGGCAAGCCGGTCGGCACGCTCGGCACGGTCAGCGGCAAGAGCGGGCTGGCGATCGTGCGCATCGACCGCGCCGGCGAAGCGATGGCTGCGGAAACGCCGCTGCTTGCCGGTGACGTGCCTGTCACGCTCGCCCTGCCCGGCTGGAGCGGCCTTGCCTTCCCGTCCACATCCGACGAGGCCAGCGCGTGA
- a CDS encoding HD family hydrolase: MLSGRRLDLLDPSPLDVELSDIAHGLARVARWNGQTSGNHAFSVAQHSLVVEDIFRRLNEASASDCLMALLHDAPEYVIGDMISPFKSVVGGGYKTVEKRLEAAVHLRFGLPPHASRELKDKIKKADTIAAYFEATCLAGFTSVEAQKFFGQPRGITKEMLLIEPLPATEAQQLFCDRFAAIEALRSAKP; encoded by the coding sequence ATGCTCTCCGGCAGGCGGCTCGATCTTCTCGATCCCTCGCCGCTCGATGTCGAGCTCAGCGATATCGCCCACGGTCTTGCCCGTGTTGCGCGCTGGAACGGCCAGACCTCGGGAAACCACGCCTTCTCCGTTGCGCAGCACAGCCTTGTCGTCGAGGACATCTTCCGCCGCCTCAACGAGGCGAGTGCCAGCGACTGCCTGATGGCGCTGCTGCATGACGCCCCGGAATATGTGATCGGCGACATGATCTCGCCGTTCAAATCTGTCGTCGGCGGCGGCTACAAGACCGTCGAGAAGCGGCTGGAAGCGGCCGTGCACCTGCGCTTCGGCCTGCCGCCGCATGCCTCGCGCGAGCTCAAGGACAAGATCAAGAAGGCCGACACCATTGCCGCCTATTTTGAGGCGACCTGCCTTGCCGGCTTCACTTCAGTCGAAGCGCAGAAGTTCTTCGGCCAGCCGCGCGGCATCACCAAGGAAATGCTGCTGATCGAGCCGCTGCCGGCCACCGAGGCGCAGCAGCTGTTCTGTGATCGCTTTGCGGCGATCGAGGCACTCAGGAGCGCCAAGCCGTGA